Genomic DNA from Nocardioides aquaticus:
TCGGCGTCGGCGCGCTCGGCGTCGGTGACGCGGCCGCCACCGGTCTCGGCCAGCGCGGCGTCGACGGCGCGCTGGAGGGTCTGGCCGGTGAGGTTGTCGCCGTCGTCGTCCAGGTCGGAGTCGTCGAACCCGTCGTCGAAGCCGTCGTCGCCCGAGCCGCCGGCGGCCGGGGTCGGGGTGGCGGAGTCGCTCGGGGCGGGGCTGCTGGAGGCGTCGTCGGAGGGCGTGGCGGCCGAGGGGGCGCTCGGCGGCGTGCCGATCACGTCGAAGTTCTCGTCGAGCTGGACGTCGGCGTCCTCGCCGCCGGCGAACTGCACCTCGACCTCGAAGGCGTACTGGTCGTCGCCGTCGCCGGCGTCGACGCCGGTCACGGTGGCCTCGCCACCGACGGCGGCGATCGCGGCCTGGGTGGCCTGGTCGCGGTCCTCGGCGGAGACGGTGTCGTCGTCACCGCCGCAGGCGCTCAGGCCGAGGCCGAGCGTGAGGGCGAGGACGGCGGCGGAGGCGGGACGGGCAAGGGTTCGGCGCACGGTGTTGCTCCTGGGTTCGTGGGGGACGAGCGGGTGGCTGCTGTATGACGGCAACCCTGCGCCCCGCCGATGAGCCCGTCGTGAGAGCCGGGTGAGCGAAGATGAGAGACCCCTCAGAGGGGTGCGACGTCTCCGTCCGGTCCGAAGCGGGCGGCGACGTCGACCAGACGGGTGTTCGCCTCGTCCTCGCCGATCGAGACCCGGCACCCCTCGCCGGCGAACGGCCGCACGACGATCCCGGCTTCCTCCGCCGCGGCGGCGAACGCCGCGGTCCGGGCACCCAGGTCGAACCACACGAAGTTGCCCTGCGGCGAGGGCACCCGCCAGCCGACCTGCCGCAGCCCCTCGACGACCCGGTCGCGCTCGACGACGAGGGCGTCGACCCGCTCCAGCAGCGCCTGCTCGGCGTCGAGGGAGGCCACGGCCGCGACCTGGGCGACGGTCGAGACGCCGAACGGCAGCGACACGGCCCGGAGCGCGGCGGCGACCGGGGCCGGCGCGACCGCGTACCCGACCCGGAACCCGGCCAGGCCGTAGGCCTTGGAGAACGTGCGGAAGAGGACCACGTTGGGCCGGCCGCGGTAGGTGGCCAGCCCGTCGACGGCGTCGTCCATCCGGACGAACTCCAGGTACGCCTCGTCGACCACCACCAGCACGTGGGAGGGGACCCGGGCCAGGA
This window encodes:
- a CDS encoding PepSY domain-containing protein, which translates into the protein MRRTLARPASAAVLALTLGLGLSACGGDDDTVSAEDRDQATQAAIAAVGGEATVTGVDAGDGDDQYAFEVEVQFAGGEDADVQLDENFDVIGTPPSAPSAATPSDDASSSPAPSDSATPTPAAGGSGDDGFDDGFDDSDLDDDGDNLTGQTLQRAVDAALAETGGGRVTDAERADADEDHAFEVEVQLDAATDDDVSVELDEQFGVVRVDR
- the hisC gene encoding histidinol-phosphate transaminase, which encodes MSTPQPRAHVERIPAYVPGRPPTTRPGTTTYKLSSNENPYPPLPGVVEAAHRAVDTMNRYPDMGSTLLYAGLSDRLGVPVEDLAAGTGSVALIYQLLTAYCDPGDEVVHAWRSFEAYPIAITSAGAVSVRVPVDADGRHDLDAMAAAVTDRTRVVMVCTPNNPTGPSVTQSELDAFLARVPSHVLVVVDEAYLEFVRMDDAVDGLATYRGRPNVVLFRTFSKAYGLAGFRVGYAVAPAPVAAALRAVSLPFGVSTVAQVAAVASLDAEQALLERVDALVVERDRVVEGLRQVGWRVPSPQGNFVWFDLGARTAAFAAAAEEAGIVVRPFAGEGCRVSIGEDEANTRLVDVAARFGPDGDVAPL